From one Gammaproteobacteria bacterium genomic stretch:
- a CDS encoding insulinase family protein yields the protein MKIATPAQHRAPADAGASARAHETFTWIRSERIESLNLTVEEYEHRRTGARHYHLSAENPENVFLVAFRTVPMDSTGVAHILEHTALCGSERYPVRDPFFMMIRRSLNTFMNAFTSSDWTAYPFASQNRKDFNNLLDVYLDAAFFARLDELDFAQEGHRVEFEDAADPNSRLVYKGVVYNEMKGAMSSPVSALWQGLSQRLYPTTTYHYNSGGDPEHIPELNYAQLKEFYRTHYHPSNAVFLTYGNIPAHEHQARFEERALARFQRLDDVIAVADESRLDRPITAEDSYALEDDDTGANKTHIVLGWLLGRSTELEDLLKAHLLSNILLDNGASPLRHALETTKLGSAPSPLCGLEDSNREMAFVCGLEGSRPEHAAEVEALILGVLRDVAERGVPQEMVDAALHQLELHQREIGGDSYPYGLQLILGALPTAIHRGDPIAVLNLDPVLERLRAEIRDPDFIKRQVRALLLDNPHRVRLTMKPDAGLSARRAAAEAARLDAVRAALSTEEQRRIVARAAELQQRQARHDDPAILPKVGLDDIPADLYIPEGAREPVGRWETTFYPQGTNGLVYQQLVIELPQLDDELLACLPYYTRALSELGCGGRDYLATQLRQSQVCGDINAYTSLRGRIDDVQDIRAHFILSGKALASRHAEFSALMRETLETVHFDELGRLREIIAQERARMEQGVTGRGHSLAMGAAASGMSPGADINHRLRGLAGIRALKRLDDSLDSAEELERFAARLARIHGLILRAPRQFVLIGERERHDQLRRDLETVWNGAPAAPTAAGAVSFTRPPVRRSVRQLWTTSTEVNFCAKAYPTVPIEHADAAALEVLGGFLRNGFLHRAVREQGGAYGGGAGHDPDIAAFRFYSYRDPRLEETLQDFDRAIDWLLDTRHEPRQLEEAILGVVGAIDKPGSPAGEAKSAFHSNLYGRTPAQRQRYRMRVTRVTLDDLRRVGETYLKPERASVAVISSAGVAQRRGGDLGMEILPL from the coding sequence ATGAAGATTGCAACGCCGGCCCAGCACCGCGCCCCCGCGGACGCGGGAGCATCCGCCCGGGCCCACGAGACGTTCACCTGGATCCGCAGCGAGCGCATCGAATCGCTCAACCTGACGGTGGAGGAATATGAACACCGGCGCACCGGGGCCCGCCACTACCATCTGAGCGCGGAGAATCCCGAGAACGTCTTTCTGGTCGCCTTCCGCACGGTTCCGATGGATTCAACCGGGGTGGCGCATATCCTCGAGCATACCGCGCTGTGCGGCAGCGAGCGCTATCCGGTGCGCGACCCCTTCTTCATGATGATCCGGCGTTCGCTCAACACCTTCATGAACGCCTTCACCAGCAGCGACTGGACGGCCTACCCCTTCGCCAGCCAGAACCGAAAGGATTTCAACAACCTGCTCGATGTCTACCTGGATGCCGCCTTCTTCGCGCGACTGGACGAGCTGGATTTCGCGCAGGAAGGCCACCGCGTCGAGTTCGAGGATGCCGCCGACCCAAACAGCCGTCTGGTCTACAAAGGCGTGGTCTACAACGAGATGAAGGGGGCGATGAGCTCTCCCGTCAGCGCACTGTGGCAGGGCCTCAGCCAGCGCCTCTATCCGACCACCACCTATCACTACAACAGCGGCGGCGATCCGGAACATATCCCCGAGCTGAATTATGCCCAGCTGAAAGAGTTCTACCGCACGCACTATCACCCCTCCAACGCGGTGTTCCTGACCTACGGCAACATCCCGGCGCACGAACACCAGGCCCGTTTCGAGGAACGCGCGCTCGCGCGATTCCAGCGTCTCGACGATGTCATCGCCGTAGCGGACGAATCCCGCCTTGACCGGCCGATCACGGCCGAGGACAGCTATGCGCTGGAGGACGACGATACCGGGGCCAACAAGACGCACATCGTGCTGGGCTGGCTGCTCGGCCGCAGCACCGAACTGGAGGACCTGCTCAAGGCCCACCTGCTGTCCAACATCCTGCTCGACAACGGCGCCTCGCCGCTGCGCCACGCGCTCGAAACCACGAAGCTCGGCAGCGCGCCCTCGCCCCTGTGCGGGCTCGAGGATTCCAACCGGGAGATGGCCTTCGTGTGCGGACTCGAGGGCAGCCGGCCGGAACACGCCGCCGAGGTGGAGGCGTTGATCCTCGGCGTGCTGCGCGACGTCGCCGAGCGCGGCGTGCCGCAGGAAATGGTCGACGCCGCGCTGCATCAGCTCGAGCTGCATCAGCGCGAGATCGGCGGCGATTCCTATCCCTACGGCCTGCAACTGATCCTGGGTGCGCTGCCGACCGCTATCCACCGCGGCGATCCCATCGCGGTGCTCAACCTCGACCCGGTGCTGGAACGTCTGCGGGCGGAAATCCGCGACCCCGACTTCATCAAACGACAGGTGCGCGCCCTGTTGCTCGACAATCCGCATCGCGTGCGCCTGACCATGAAGCCCGACGCCGGACTGAGCGCCCGCCGCGCTGCCGCGGAAGCGGCGCGACTTGACGCGGTCCGCGCCGCGCTTTCAACCGAAGAACAGCGGCGTATCGTCGCGCGCGCCGCCGAGCTGCAGCAGCGCCAGGCACGCCACGACGACCCGGCGATCCTGCCCAAGGTCGGGCTCGACGACATCCCCGCCGACCTTTACATCCCGGAGGGTGCGCGCGAGCCGGTTGGTCGATGGGAAACGACCTTCTATCCCCAGGGCACGAACGGACTGGTATACCAGCAGCTGGTGATCGAACTGCCACAACTGGATGACGAACTGCTCGCCTGTCTGCCCTATTACACGCGCGCGCTGTCCGAACTCGGCTGCGGCGGCCGCGACTACCTCGCGACCCAGCTGCGGCAGTCGCAGGTGTGCGGTGACATCAACGCCTACACCAGCCTGCGCGGACGCATCGACGACGTACAGGACATCCGCGCCCATTTCATCCTTTCCGGCAAGGCCCTCGCCAGCCGGCACGCCGAGTTCAGCGCGCTCATGCGCGAGACGCTCGAGACCGTCCATTTCGACGAACTCGGTCGCCTGCGCGAGATCATCGCGCAGGAACGGGCGCGCATGGAACAGGGGGTCACCGGGCGCGGCCACTCGCTCGCCATGGGCGCCGCCGCCAGCGGCATGAGCCCGGGCGCGGACATCAATCACCGTCTGCGCGGACTGGCCGGTATACGCGCGCTGAAACGGCTCGACGACTCGCTCGATTCGGCGGAGGAACTCGAGCGCTTCGCCGCGCGACTCGCCCGCATTCACGGGCTCATCCTGCGCGCGCCGCGCCAGTTCGTCCTGATCGGCGAACGCGAGCGCCACGATCAGCTGCGGCGCGATCTGGAGACCGTCTGGAACGGCGCGCCCGCGGCACCCACGGCGGCCGGTGCCGTATCATTCACACGCCCCCCGGTGCGCCGTTCGGTGCGACAGCTCTGGACCACCAGCACCGAGGTGAATTTCTGCGCCAAGGCCTACCCGACGGTGCCGATCGAGCACGCGGACGCCGCCGCGCTCGAAGTCCTGGGCGGTTTCCTGCGCAACGGCTTCCTGCACCGCGCGGTGCGCGAACAGGGCGGGGCCTACGGCGGTGGCGCCGGCCATGACCCCGACATCGCCGCCTTCCGGTTCTACTCCTACCGCGATCCGCGCCTGGAGGAAACGCTGCAGGATTTCGACCGCGCGATCGACTGGCTGCTGGACACGCGCCATGAGCCGCGTCAGCTGGAAGAGGCGATCCTCGGTGTGGTTGGCGCGATCGACAAACCGGGCTCGCCCGCCGGCGAGGCCAAGTCGGCCTTCCACAGCAATCTCTATGGACGCACCCCGGCGCAGCGCCAGCGTTACCGCATGCGCGTGACCCGGGTCACGCTGGACGATCTGCGCCGGGTCGGGGAAACCTACCTCAAACCGGAACGGGCCAGCGTGGCGGTCATCAGCAGCGCCGGCGTCGCGCAGCGACGGGGCGGCGACCTCGGCATGGAGATCCTGCCGCTGTAA
- a CDS encoding HDOD domain-containing protein, translating into MKANAHTATDRIETTRDTALRWVQDVSSLVSPPDICIRVFELVESNTATAQKLGEIIGCDPSLTARLLRLVNSSFYQFSRRIDTVSRAITVVGISELYNLVIAVAAVKSFSRIPSFVVNIDTFWRHSISCGIIARMLARRCGVLHPERLFVAGLLHDIGSLLIYNRVPETARDLVLAAHGNEAVLYRTECKALGFTHAELGGIMLDQWHLPGALQQAVRHHHEPAAAGHGRLEAAILHIADALANHGEQGAFSGEPSTELFIDADVWETTGLSPTPDLLDMISEETREQYREAVNVLGF; encoded by the coding sequence ATGAAAGCAAATGCGCACACCGCCACTGACCGGATCGAAACGACGCGGGATACCGCGCTGCGCTGGGTCCAGGATGTCTCCAGTCTGGTCTCCCCGCCGGATATCTGCATCCGGGTCTTCGAACTGGTCGAATCGAACACGGCCACCGCGCAGAAACTGGGAGAGATCATCGGTTGCGATCCGAGCCTGACCGCCCGCCTGCTGCGCCTGGTCAACAGCTCGTTCTACCAGTTCTCACGCCGCATCGATACCGTATCCCGCGCCATCACCGTGGTCGGCATCAGCGAGCTGTACAATCTCGTGATCGCGGTAGCGGCGGTCAAGTCGTTCTCGCGTATCCCGAGCTTCGTCGTGAATATCGACACGTTCTGGCGCCACAGCATCTCCTGCGGCATCATCGCACGCATGCTGGCCCGGCGCTGCGGGGTGCTCCATCCGGAACGGCTGTTCGTCGCCGGCCTGCTGCACGACATTGGCAGCCTGCTGATTTACAACCGGGTGCCCGAGACGGCACGCGATCTGGTCCTGGCCGCGCACGGCAACGAGGCCGTCCTGTATCGAACCGAGTGCAAGGCCCTGGGGTTCACCCATGCGGAACTCGGCGGTATCATGCTCGACCAATGGCATCTGCCGGGCGCCCTGCAGCAGGCGGTGCGCCACCATCACGAACCGGCCGCCGCCGGACACGGACGCCTGGAAGCGGCGATCCTGCATATCGCCGACGCGCTGGCCAATCACGGCGAGCAGGGCGCCTTCAGCGGCGAACCTTCGACGGAGCTGTTCATTGACGCCGACGTGTGGGAAACCACCGGCCTCTCCCCCACCCCCGACCTGCTCGACATGATCAGTGAGGAAACCCGGGAACAGTACCGGGAAGCCGTCAACGTCCTGGGTTTCTGA